The proteins below are encoded in one region of candidate division WOR-3 bacterium:
- a CDS encoding T9SS type A sorting domain-containing protein yields MNLVFLSALLAILPVQPNSTISSDSFEFRQIARLPYYTGARITCGDADHDGLQEFYAQSIDNPNEYILEFTPDMNYDTIRIPGLQWAIFWFIGDLDRDGKSDFGVDKTDNDTFFIYESADSASLPLQCVWQAQIGGITPYAIVTDLDRDSAQEIVLQNFDLPGSGISVFEYVADDSYAFRTVLPDTPHIGIYGFGSTPDVDRDGFPEIFKVGARVVGIYEAVGNDSFVITAVCSLPSIGPMRFGAVAGGQDIDRDGRTEAIAFAVDAYNMGVMAIYESSKNDSFEVVWHTYFPANGFSPQTLVTGDVDGDGVPEIAVSDGARIHLFRCTGNDQYEQFWQVYTGLPLVGLYDLNNDGKAEVICHDYTDDNHTTIYEYFKLGVSERQPAELQRVSIYPLFVAKGAVVRLSGLPPGTKIVILDASGRVIAKPEENAWHTTTATPGAYFVRIQLGNQSITHKVLVLK; encoded by the coding sequence GTGAACCTGGTATTTCTGTCCGCTTTGCTTGCAATCCTTCCAGTCCAGCCGAATAGCACCATTTCTTCCGATAGTTTCGAATTCCGTCAGATAGCCCGTTTGCCTTACTACACTGGCGCCCGAATCACCTGCGGTGATGCCGACCACGATGGGTTGCAGGAGTTTTATGCCCAGTCCATTGATAACCCAAATGAGTACATCCTTGAATTTACCCCGGATATGAATTATGACACCATCCGTATTCCGGGGTTGCAATGGGCTATATTCTGGTTCATAGGAGACCTTGACCGGGATGGTAAGAGCGATTTTGGTGTGGACAAAACGGACAACGACACATTCTTCATTTACGAGAGTGCGGACTCAGCATCCCTGCCTCTGCAGTGCGTATGGCAGGCTCAAATTGGAGGAATTACCCCTTACGCAATCGTAACCGACCTTGATAGAGATTCAGCACAGGAAATTGTCCTGCAGAACTTTGACCTTCCCGGCTCAGGTATTTCTGTATTTGAATATGTGGCAGATGACAGTTACGCCTTCAGAACCGTTCTTCCTGATACACCACACATCGGCATCTACGGGTTCGGCTCCACCCCAGATGTTGACCGGGATGGCTTTCCAGAGATATTTAAGGTGGGTGCCCGAGTCGTAGGAATCTATGAAGCGGTCGGTAATGACTCATTCGTGATTACCGCCGTTTGTTCGCTTCCTTCTATCGGTCCAATGCGCTTTGGCGCTGTAGCAGGTGGTCAGGACATTGACCGGGATGGCAGAACCGAGGCGATTGCCTTTGCTGTGGACGCATATAACATGGGCGTGATGGCAATCTATGAGTCCTCTAAAAACGACTCCTTTGAGGTGGTCTGGCACACCTACTTCCCGGCGAACGGATTCAGTCCTCAAACACTTGTAACCGGTGATGTGGATGGTGATGGTGTGCCTGAAATCGCTGTGTCCGATGGTGCAAGAATCCACCTGTTCCGCTGCACTGGCAACGACCAGTATGAGCAATTCTGGCAGGTATATACCGGCTTACCCTTAGTCGGACTTTATGACCTCAACAACGACGGCAAAGCAGAGGTAATTTGCCATGACTACACCGATGACAATCACACCACCATTTACGAATACTTCAAACTCGGCGTTTCCGAACGCCAGCCGGCGGAGTTACAAAGGGTCAGCATTTATCCTTTGTTTGTTGCGAAAGGTGCAGTGGTCAGATTGAGCGGTCTGCCCCCAGGAACAAAAATTGTGATTCTTGATGCCTCGGGCAGGGTTATTGCCAAACCTGAAGAAAATGCCTGGCACACCACAACCGCGACACCCGGCGCCTATTTCGTCCGAATTCAACTTGGCAACCAGAGCATCACGCACAAGGTTCTCGTCCTGAAATAA